The following coding sequences are from one Ornithodoros turicata isolate Travis chromosome 1, ASM3712646v1, whole genome shotgun sequence window:
- the LOC135388815 gene encoding zinc finger protein 391-like, with protein sequence MPNCCLQAPSNGVLPTKSPVKVLVPHVVVAAEYATTKGTKESRGGLHIEGEPRDTCDQASSRCTSSNAQFEISTTTTEALFDGSALITTDGRPTEQPSAQSESQEVGKSSTFTCHTCFATFSNPSTLQVHAKRCTGEGLHKAMVLALASLSSAHKCNLYPAESSNSMCLQSHSHTLTIKKPYKCDHCNAQFTRKSNLLHHKRKYTGEKPYKCDLCPAEFSKFATLRDHKRTHTNERPYKCDLCPARFTNIMSLSYHKRKHTDDNPCKCDLSTAEFGQCTNPSCHKRKHIVEKLYKCDLCTAELTSRRGLLLHKRKHTGERPHKCDVCTVAFSCGSSLSRHKRIHTGETPYKCNLCPAEFNRRTTLVRHNLTHTGIKPHKCDLCPAAFINSTNLQYHKRKHRLRRCDTGEETGPVHISDLKSYHLRDPDGEEADLQPASLQDLDPDPVPVPASSRYDLHPRRRRT encoded by the exons ATGCCGAACTGTTGCCTACAAGCGCCCAGCAACGGAGTCTTACCGACAAAGTCCCCTGTCAAAGTTCTTGTTCCCCACGTTGTAGTGGCAGCTGAGTACGCAACAACAAAAG GAACAAAAGAAAGCAGAGGTGGGCTTCATATTGAGGGCGAGCCCAGAGACACTTGTGATCAAGCATCTTCGCGTTGCACCTCTTCAAATGCACAGTTTGAAATCAGCACAACTACTACTGAAGCACTATTCGATGGTTCCGCACTAATCACTACCGACGGTCGACCCACTGAGCAACCTTCAGCCCAGAGCGAGAGTCAAGAGGTAGGCAAGTCATCAACATTTACCTGCCACACATGCTTTGCAACGTTCAGCAATCCATCAACGCTGCAAGTACATGCAAAGCGTTGCACAGGTGAAGGGTTGCACAAGGCTATGGTGCTCGCACTTGCATCCTTATCGAGTGCACACAAGTGCAATCTCTACCCTGCTGAGTCCAGCAATAGTATGTGCCTGCAGAGTCACAGTCACACACTCACAATCaagaagccctacaagtgcgaTCACTGTAATGCACAGTTCACCCGTAAGTCGAACCTGTTGCATCACAAGCGAAAGTATACGGGCGAGAAGCCCTataagtgcgacctctgtcctgcagagttcagcaagTTTGCAACGCTGCGAGATCACAAGAGAACACATACGAAcgagaggccatacaagtgcgatctctgtcctgcgcGGTTCACCAACATCATGAGTCTGTCATATCACAAGAGGAAACACACGGACGACAATCCGTGTAAGTGCGATCTCAGTACTGCCGAGTTCGGCCAGTGCACAAACCCATCGTGCCACAAGCGAAAACACATCGTCGAGAAGCtctacaagtgcgatctctgtacTGCGGAGTTGACCTCTAGGAGGGGCTTGTTGCTccacaagcgaaaacacactGGGGAGAGGCCACATAAGTGCGATGTGTGTACTGTAGCATTCAGCTGTGGCTCGAGCCTGTCGCGCCACAAGCGGATACACACGGGCGAGACGCCATACAAGTGTAatctctgccctgcagagttcaaccGCAGGACGACACTGGTACGTCACAACCTCACACACACAGGAATAAAGCCgcacaagtgcgatctctgcccTGCAGCGTTCATCAATAGCACGAATCTGCAGtatcacaagcgaaaacacag gcttcgtcgctgcgacaccggcgaagagactgggccagttcacatctcggacctgaagtctTACCATCTCCGAGACCCGGACGGAGAGGAGGccgatttgcaacctgcctccctccaggacctggacccggatcccgttcccgTACCTGCGTCCAGCCGCTACGACTTGcatccccgcaggcggcgcacgtag
- the LOC135388823 gene encoding uncharacterized protein LOC135388823 has product MEITDYGTLSRLLRVTAWMLRFANNARSARPSVSGPLTLEEITHVENFWIRRVQAEAFPHEVPALSKGNVVKPSSSLHAFQPFLDANGIMRVGGRLHQLNVVDAIKHPILLPSKHHFTHLVILDAHRQALHAGVQDTITQVRNRFWVLRARQTVRRVLHSCLSCRRQRAELASVPTAPLPRERITEANPFSVVGLDFAGPLFITNAASGKAYIVLFSCGVTRAIHLELASSMNAVDFLLAFRRFVSRRGVPTLVYSDNARTFHKCAAILSAPTTAEVQDFATQHRIQWRFIVERAPWWGGWWERLIGTVKAALRRCLGRSRLTFEQLTTALCEVEALVNSRPLTHVASDVEELVPLTPSHFLIGKRAISLPGEHAAISQPDAEGLRHNFREMLKAKELFWKRWRYEYLLQLRSAHVTASPTQSRFKKGDVVVLQEDNVRPPFWKLGRIAKLIRGRDGLVRACSVRLASGTTITRPVQRLCRLEADVSSPAAGDGVAD; this is encoded by the coding sequence ATGGAGATCACGGACTACGGGACGTTATCCAGGCTCCTTCGGGTCACCGCCTGGATGCTGAGATTTGCGAACAACGCTAGATCTGCGAGACCATCCGTGTCTGGTCCACTCACACTTGAGGAAATCACGCATGTTGAGAACTTTTGGATCCGTCGCGTGCAGGCTGAGGCTTTCCCCCATGAGGTTCCCGCTCTCAGCAAAGGAAACGTCGTCAAACCATCATCGTCCCTACATGCGTTCCAACCGTTTTTGGACGCCAACGGCATCATGCGCGTCGGCGGCCGTCTTCATCAACTGAACGTGGTCGACGCCATAAAGCACCCCATTCTTCTGCCATCGAAGCATCACTTTACGCATCTCGTAATACTCGACGCTCACCGACAAGCCCTGCACGCCGGAGTACAAGATACTATCACCCAAGTCAGGAACCGATTTTGGGTCCTCCGGGCACGCCAGACGGTTCGTCGCGTCCTACACTCCTGCCTCAGCTGCCGCCGGCAGCGCGCCGAACTCGCTAGCGTTCCAACGGCCCCCCTCCCCCGCGAGAGAATCACAGAGGCCAACCCCTTCTCGGTAGTTGGTCTGGATTTCGCAGGACCGCTGTTCATCACGAACGCCGCATCAGGAAAAGCATACATCGTCCTTTTCTCGTGTGGCGTCACCCGAGCCATCCACCTAGAGCTCGCATCTTCTATGAACGCTGTAGACTTTCTACTGGCCTTCCGTCGCTTCGTTTCAAGACGTGGTGTGCCCACCCTGGTCTATTCAGACAACGCCCGAACGTTTCACAAGTGCGCAGCCATCTTGTCTGCGCCCACCACAGCTGAAGTACAAGATTTTGCAACTCAGCACCGTATACAGTGGCGGTTCATCGTCGAGCGAGCACCTTGGTGGGGCGGATGGTGGGAACGCCTCATCGGCACCGTGAAGGCTGCTCTAAGGCGATGTCTCGGTAGAAGCCGCCTTACTTTCGAGCAACTAACTACAGCCCTATGCGAGGTGGAAGCTCTCGTAAATTCCCGCCCATTAACCCACGTCGCATCTGATGTCGAGGAACTCGTACCCCTCACGCCAAGCCACTTTCTGATAGGCAAACGAGCCATCTCTCTACCGGGCGAACACGCTGCCATCTCACAGCCTGACGCGGAGGGCCTCCGGCACAACTTCAGAGAAATGCTGAAGGCGAAGGAACTCTTCTGGAAGCGCTGGAGATACGAGTACCTTCTGCAGCTGAGGTCTGCCCACGTGACTGCGTCTCCTACCCAAAGTCGTTTCAAGAAAGGGGATGTGGTGGTGCTTCAGGAAGATAATGTTCGTCCCCCTTTTTGGAAGCTCGGACGCATAGCGAAGTTGATACGAGGGAGAGATGGGTTAGTGCGGGCATGTTCAGTACGTCTCGCAAGCGGCACTACCATAACCCGTCCAGTTCAAAGGCTTTGCCGTTTGGAAGCAGACGTCTCGTCACCCGCGGCCGGGGATGGTGTTGCGGATTAA